In Calothrix sp. PCC 7507, one DNA window encodes the following:
- a CDS encoding tetratricopeptide repeat protein, translating into MSRNKKCQRSKAKVKIQHLSLFTFSFLLFTSSLALLPLGNIAPVQAQNQPAGVQKGFALLKKGLVNDAITAFGQALKSQPQSLQARLGLAIAYRRAGRIPEAWSAYQQVLAVDPNNQLALKTIGLLGTYKTEWNQQGITALTTLLQLNPNDSEARGYRAQLYSYQGRLTESLADYQIVLNNNPPPDAVIGAAQAYSYGGDFAKALELFNRYQTSGKPIEGYAAVAYGRTLRETGNSAGSVQVLEAQLQRSRTLDKVAIETRKELAISYLANQQQPQALAVLDPLQGRADATLPLARSLNEIRKRTNNPTLAQQVVNLYRQALTTTPNPSPTLLREVADVFTAFPQGRQTALQLYRQAASQSPNDQSLLVRQLALESRLGTLSKKDLRQRLATILQPLPTDRVQLQQLADALATIDVPDPELLPVYQYILQTGVNVPFLHFRVAQIYVQRNELNKGRQSLAAYTASPKGAKDLTAQLLAAEIERREGSLEASTQRYQAILNNKPDNDIIDAALGGLAGVRVQQKRFDEALAVYDQLITRSPQNSATQLGRASIAYQAKRISQPEAEAVLNNWLATQPATNTPPELYSLVAALPIDPQKEALYNYLVQVDPSSIPMQIRLVQALAKRNPAQAQARMKQLIARIPKNSDSYQLQAELARSVGNLDLASNAYQSILVQQPDNIDALAALGGIRFEQRRFESAQEIYTQVLAQKPEDQGAKRALAGLSAIFDQPLTALSQLEKLQLEAIAQGTTDSEVYRQMQQIQEDFLLRRGFQPAWEDYQRRGRN; encoded by the coding sequence ATGAGTCGAAACAAAAAATGCCAAAGGTCAAAGGCAAAAGTTAAGATACAACATCTTTCTCTGTTTACTTTTTCATTTTTGCTTTTTACTTCTTCATTAGCTCTGCTACCTCTGGGAAATATTGCCCCAGTGCAAGCACAGAATCAACCAGCAGGAGTACAAAAGGGTTTTGCATTGTTAAAAAAAGGGTTGGTAAATGATGCCATTACTGCCTTTGGGCAAGCCCTGAAGAGTCAACCCCAATCTTTGCAAGCCAGGTTAGGATTAGCGATCGCCTATCGTCGCGCAGGACGTATTCCCGAAGCCTGGAGTGCCTATCAACAGGTACTTGCAGTAGACCCTAACAATCAATTAGCGCTGAAAACGATTGGTTTATTGGGTACTTATAAGACTGAGTGGAACCAACAGGGAATTACGGCGTTAACCACTTTATTGCAGTTGAATCCTAATGACTCAGAAGCTCGTGGTTATCGCGCTCAACTATACTCCTACCAAGGACGGTTGACGGAATCTTTAGCAGATTACCAAATCGTTTTGAACAACAATCCCCCACCAGATGCAGTCATTGGTGCGGCTCAAGCTTATAGCTATGGTGGTGATTTCGCCAAAGCACTGGAATTGTTTAATCGTTACCAAACAAGTGGAAAACCTATCGAAGGATATGCCGCTGTAGCTTACGGTCGTACTTTACGTGAAACTGGTAATTCAGCGGGATCTGTACAAGTTTTAGAAGCGCAGTTGCAGCGTTCAAGAACACTTGACAAAGTAGCGATTGAGACTCGTAAGGAACTGGCTATTTCCTATCTTGCCAATCAACAACAACCACAAGCCTTAGCGGTATTAGATCCATTACAAGGGAGAGCCGATGCAACTTTACCCTTAGCGCGATCGCTCAATGAAATTCGCAAGCGTACCAACAATCCCACTTTGGCGCAGCAAGTTGTGAATCTTTACCGTCAAGCACTGACAACAACTCCCAACCCCTCCCCCACACTCCTGAGAGAAGTAGCTGATGTCTTCACTGCCTTTCCCCAAGGAAGGCAAACAGCCTTGCAACTATATCGACAGGCGGCTTCACAGTCTCCTAATGATCAAAGTCTGCTGGTGCGACAATTAGCCTTGGAAAGTCGTTTAGGAACGCTGTCTAAAAAAGACTTAAGACAACGTTTGGCGACAATACTACAACCCCTACCTACAGACCGTGTTCAGCTGCAACAACTTGCGGATGCCTTGGCGACTATTGATGTTCCTGACCCGGAATTATTACCCGTATACCAATATATTTTGCAAACAGGAGTCAATGTCCCATTCTTGCATTTCCGGGTTGCTCAGATATATGTGCAGCGCAATGAGCTAAATAAAGGTAGACAGTCTTTAGCAGCATACACTGCTAGTCCCAAAGGTGCTAAAGATTTGACTGCTCAGTTATTAGCCGCAGAAATCGAGCGGCGTGAAGGGAGTCTAGAAGCTAGTACACAGCGTTACCAAGCCATACTCAACAACAAACCAGATAACGATATTATTGACGCTGCTTTGGGTGGATTGGCTGGGGTACGAGTGCAACAAAAGCGCTTTGACGAGGCTTTGGCAGTTTATGACCAGTTAATAACTCGTAGTCCGCAGAATTCAGCAACTCAATTAGGGCGTGCGAGTATCGCCTATCAAGCCAAGCGAATTTCCCAACCAGAAGCAGAGGCGGTGCTGAACAATTGGTTAGCAACACAACCTGCAACTAATACCCCCCCAGAACTATACAGTTTAGTGGCAGCACTACCTATCGATCCCCAAAAGGAAGCTCTATATAATTATTTGGTGCAGGTTGACCCTAGCTCGATTCCCATGCAAATACGCTTAGTACAGGCGTTAGCAAAACGCAATCCAGCACAAGCACAAGCACGGATGAAACAATTGATTGCGCGCATTCCCAAAAACTCTGATTCATATCAATTGCAGGCAGAATTAGCCAGGTCTGTAGGCAATTTGGATCTAGCTAGCAATGCCTATCAGAGTATTTTAGTGCAACAACCAGATAATATCGATGCTCTGGCTGCTTTGGGAGGAATTCGCTTTGAACAACGACGCTTTGAGTCAGCACAGGAAATTTATACTCAAGTATTAGCACAAAAGCCCGAAGACCAAGGAGCAAAGCGCGCCCTAGCTGGATTGAGTGCAATTTTCGATCAACCATTGACAGCATTGTCACAACTAGAAAAATTGCAACTAGAAGCGATCGCCCAAGGAACAACCGATAGTGAAGTGTATCGCCAGATGCAGCAAATTCAAGAAGACTTTCTACTAAGGCGAGGTTTTCAACCCGCTTGGGAAGACTATCAACGTAGAGGTCGAAATTAG
- a CDS encoding carbohydrate porin: MCQQVSDCHKFTDPKHSQKVYLLLGTVASAIFWAMVMSEASSAQVIPAEEASNFQIGSVDPLPVPQSSVPAGKKMLGLQTVPPPPTATGIAPIANPISISVQQQPRSDLKLQESNFIQQQVTKKAPQALPRAVAPQIQKQTNIPLIAVGGEAADENFSSLNLGLIGQGNNPQEQINSNIAPLPPLPGATATQEFTAPLPPTATFNQLLNSPEVANPSFSSAIPTLVPARQLQPTVIQQRPLTNSSALKEPYLQFQGVYVTQGGESSARARVTGVYPISPQALVGATIDLTSKNSSFDDSRREGLNINELYLATSIAGVPNLRFVIGQMDLTSYFDRNSFAKDGASQFFNSVFQTNPALAATGIASRTGLLVNWSVTDNIEAKAAVFSSADRIGDFSLDGFAGEIGIRYGNAIIRGTYASDRDGGSRDSFAESFSIARGNNQFGPVKTDREEAYGLNAEVFIPNLKLGLFGRYGKYENRDLGLGADTYAFGASFLDLLTPNDRLGLAYGRGLSNDSLRRGVSPDVLELFYDFQFLPNLRLGFTVQGRDDFSETVVGVRVKSEFDVTPRGRGGQ, from the coding sequence ATGTGCCAACAAGTATCAGATTGTCATAAATTTACTGATCCAAAACACTCCCAGAAAGTGTATTTGCTGCTTGGTACTGTCGCATCTGCGATTTTCTGGGCAATGGTGATGAGTGAGGCGTCATCAGCTCAAGTAATTCCTGCTGAAGAAGCTAGCAACTTCCAGATTGGCAGTGTAGACCCACTACCAGTCCCTCAATCTTCTGTACCCGCAGGTAAAAAGATGTTGGGGTTGCAGACAGTACCGCCTCCACCCACAGCGACTGGTATCGCACCGATCGCTAATCCAATATCTATATCTGTACAGCAGCAACCACGAAGTGATCTCAAACTGCAGGAGAGTAACTTTATTCAGCAGCAGGTGACGAAAAAAGCTCCACAGGCACTACCTCGTGCTGTTGCGCCACAAATTCAGAAACAAACAAACATTCCCTTGATAGCCGTAGGTGGAGAGGCTGCAGATGAAAATTTCTCTAGTCTCAATTTGGGACTAATAGGACAGGGAAACAACCCCCAGGAACAAATTAACTCCAACATAGCCCCATTACCACCACTTCCTGGTGCGACTGCAACCCAAGAATTTACAGCACCTTTACCTCCAACAGCGACTTTTAACCAACTACTCAACTCTCCAGAAGTTGCAAACCCATCATTCTCTAGTGCAATTCCCACTCTGGTTCCTGCAAGACAATTACAACCGACAGTTATTCAGCAGCGCCCCCTAACCAACAGTAGTGCTTTAAAAGAACCTTATTTACAATTCCAAGGAGTCTATGTTACTCAGGGTGGTGAGTCCTCAGCACGGGCTCGAGTTACGGGAGTTTATCCCATTTCTCCTCAAGCTTTAGTTGGGGCGACTATAGATTTAACGAGTAAAAACAGTAGTTTTGATGATTCTCGACGGGAAGGTTTAAATATCAACGAACTGTATTTGGCGACTTCAATAGCCGGAGTGCCAAATCTCAGGTTTGTTATTGGTCAGATGGATTTAACATCTTATTTTGACCGCAACAGTTTTGCTAAAGATGGGGCTAGTCAATTTTTTAATTCGGTGTTTCAAACCAACCCAGCACTAGCAGCGACAGGGATTGCTTCTCGTACTGGTTTGTTAGTCAATTGGAGTGTCACCGATAATATTGAAGCGAAAGCAGCAGTCTTTTCATCAGCAGATAGAATTGGGGATTTTTCCTTAGATGGATTTGCTGGAGAAATCGGAATTCGTTACGGTAATGCCATTATTCGTGGTACTTATGCCAGCGATCGCGATGGTGGGAGCCGTGATAGCTTTGCAGAAAGCTTTAGTATTGCTAGGGGAAATAATCAATTTGGGCCTGTAAAGACTGATCGTGAAGAAGCATACGGTCTAAACGCCGAAGTTTTCATTCCTAACCTCAAGTTAGGTCTGTTTGGACGCTATGGTAAGTACGAAAATCGTGACTTAGGACTGGGCGCAGATACTTACGCCTTCGGAGCCAGTTTCTTGGATTTATTAACCCCAAATGACCGCTTGGGTTTAGCTTATGGACGCGGTCTTTCAAACGACAGCCTGCGTCGTGGCGTTAGTCCAGATGTGCTGGAACTATTTTATGATTTTCAATTTCTTCCGAATCTGCGGCTAGGTTTTACAGTTCAAGGACGTGATGATTTTTCAGAAACGGTGGTTGGTGTCAGGGTGAAATCAGAATTTGATGTGACTCCAAGAGGCAGAGGTGGTCAATGA